In Globicephala melas chromosome 20, mGloMel1.2, whole genome shotgun sequence, the genomic window GGTGGAGGGGTTGGGGCTGGGCGGGCTCCGCGGGTCCTGGGGTGGAGGGGTTGGGGCTGGGCGGGCTCCGCGGGTCCTGGGGTGGAGGGGTTGGGGCTGGGCGGGCTCCACGGGTCCTGGGGTGGAGGGGTTGGGGCTGGGCGGGCTCCACGGGTCCTGGGGTGGAGGGGTTGGGGCTGGGCGGGCTCCGCGGGTCCTGGGGTGGAGGGGTTGGGGCTGGGCGGGCTCCGCGGGTCCTGGGGTggaggggttagggttgggtGGGCTCCACAGCTTTATATCAAGAGCCCCACCGCGTGTCTTCCTCCCAGGCCTGGAGAACTCTGCTGGGAAGGCCTCGGAGCCCCGGGGGAGCTGCCTGCAGGCACGCAGCAATGGTCCTCCTGCATGTGGAGAGACCCCCGGGCAGGACGGCTGCTCTGGAACCCAGGGGCACTCGCTGGTACTTCCTGAAGTTTCCGCGTACGTGAAGTGAAGGAATGTGTGACAGAGGCATCCAAAAACAGCACGCTTCAGAAATGAAGGGTGGACCGGGGGGTGGGCAGAGTTGGAACCGCACTGACCAGGACGGGGGCTGCTCTCCGACCGCACCCTCCGCCTTCTCAGCGCCCGGGGAGCCGCACACCCGTATCGCGGCACCGCATCCCAGGTCCTGTAATCAAACTCCAGCAGGGGTTCCTGCGTTTAAAGAAGCCCCTCGGGTGGCTTTTAAGTTCGTCAAAGTCTGACAGCCCACGGTGTCCTGAGTCCCAGATTTGTCACCATCCTGCCCCCGGGAGGAGGGGACGCAGGGGGCATGGacttcccggcccagggcaggTCTGGGCTGGAACAAACCGAGAAGGGGCTGGTGTCACAGACGGGACTCGCGTGCTAGTAAGGGAAGACGGGCcagttttcagaataaaatgtAGCTTTATTACGACACAGGAAAAGACTACAAGCCATTAGAGAGAAGAGCCAAACAGTCCCTCAAAACGACAGGTGAAAGGGACGCGGAAACATCCCGGTAATAAAATCCACAGCACAATCATTGGAATCTCGTTCTTACGATTTCTGTTTTCAAAGTTATAGTAAACGACGAAACAAGTCACTTGAATTGTCAAAAGAACGGCAATTTTATACGACGAAAGCATCCACACCGAGCAGAACTACAACGGCACGAGTGTACGTGATGCAGCAGGAGCGTCCTGGACGTTCTGGCGCCGACGGGAGGCCCGAGGCGGCCTGGAGAGGGCCCGGGCCCAGCCTCCCGCTCAGGACACCCAGGGAGAGCCCACTGTCTCACTGTAAAGCGCTGACACGGCAGCCAACGTCTCACAAACACAAGTCACTTTAAACACACTAGCCGGGGAGGAAGGGTCGCCCAGGGATTCCTCAGCGGTCTGGACATCAACACGGGTGGTGGTTTGAAACAGGAAACCATTTTCCCGTATTTAGTAGCTGCATCGggagctgaaagaaaataaattccccAACCCATCACGCAGTTCTTTGTTCCTGATGAGGTGACGTCAAAGCAGGACCTCAGCGCGCGGGACGGGGGGCAGGCGCGCGTGCAGGCAGCCGGAGCCTCACCGCGCCCCCCAGGTAGTTCTTCCAGCCACAGGGGAATCTCAGCAGCAGAAAGATAAGTGCTCAGAACACCAGGCCAGAGGGAACAGAGGGTTAACTTCgacataaaaattcaaaagaacacCCAGAAAAGAGAAACGGCCTCACTGTCTCCTGAATCTTCCCATCCTTGGAGCAGCTGAGCCCTGGACGTGAGTGGGCGGCAGGGGAGGGCCGCAGGGCTCACCAGACCACAGGCGACCTGCCAGAACCCCGCGGCCAGTACCATCTCCTCTGTCGCCACTCTGCATGAAGGCCCAGGGCTCCAGGGCCCTCAGAGCAGTCGGGCCACGCGGGGCAGGCGCCTGAGCTGTGTCGCTGAGGACTCTGCCAGGTACGACGCCCCCGCCGCAGGACCCCAGCACCTtccacgggggggggggggcaggagccACGCCGCGCCCAGACCCGAGCAGCCGACGAGCTGAACCTGGTTCATGGTCTGTCGGCTGAGAACccgtcacactttttttttttttttttttttggcggtatgcgggcctctcgctgttgtggcctctcccgttgcggagcacaggctccggacgcgcaggctcagcggccatggctcacgggcgcagccgctccgcagcatgtgggatcttcccggaccgaggcacgaacccgtgtcccctgcatcggcaggcggactctcaaccactgcgccaccacggaagcccgctATCACACGTTTTTAAACAGTGAAAACGGCTGAAATTTTGTGACGTGGCTAAAGCATATGAAATTCAACTTTCCGTGATCATGTAAAGTTCTACTGGAACACAGCTACGCTCATCCACGTGACCTGCAGCAGAGACCACAGGGCCCACAAAGTCAGAAACATCTACTACCTGGCCCTCTGCGGAGAGTCCGCTGACCCTGCCGCAGGTGAACGTGTTCCTCTGCAGGAAAGAAGCCTCATGTTCAGGGGACACTGGCTCGCCCCCCGTCTCTGGGCTGGAATCTCTCAGAGACGGGCAATCTAGGTTTGGGTGTGAACAGACAGATGTGTGCGAGGCGGCTCACAAGGAACAATGATGCTGCACCTCCCCCGTCAGCCCCTCCCACCAGCTCAGTCCCGGCCGTCTGTCCTGCGGCAACAGAAGCTACCGGAACGCAAGGCAGAGGCACCCAGAGCCAGGATGCAGCCCCCCTGGAGGCCGCCGCATCATCCGACACACCCGCCGCCCAGCAGCGACCAGGAGAGCTCGCGGGACAGGTGGCCAGGAAGGAAACACGGGAGGGAAACAGTGAAACCACTGGAAACGCTTCAGGTACTAAAAGATTAATACGACAGACACCGTTCCCAGCGCAGCCTGATTCTCCTCCACTGAGCCAGGCAGCTCTGGCCAGGTCCAAGGTGCCTgcgggggggtgggcgggggggcaACAAAAACAGCACCGATGAAAAAGCAAGATCCACTCTCCAGGATAAAAGGAAAACGATCTAAATTTCAGCCTGAACTCAATAATTCATTCACGTTACCATCATTACGTTTAAGAGATTCACCAtcgtggaaagagagagaaagggggaagatACGCAAACGCCTATCTCTAGAAAACGGGGATCTGCTTCCACATGCAGGACAGACGTGCTCGGAGGCCCCACAGGGTCTTCAGCTCCACAGGCTCCGGGGCTCACGCCCGAGTCCGCGCTGCGCACGGACACCAAACTCACCAAGAGAAAGACCCGCGAGGCCTGCATCTCCTCCACCTCCTGCTTTCTGGGCCCCAGCGTGGAACGGCTGGCGCGGGGGCTGCGCCTGCCCCGGCTCGCGGGGGACACAGGAGACACTCCGGCGCACGTCtcctctgcccccccccccccagcccacctCTTGCCAAGTGTCCACACAGCGTGACCCCGGGCACCCGGATGACTTCGGGGGACTTGCCGGTGCGCCGACGGCTACTCGTACTCCAGGAACTGTTTGTGATAGAAGAGCAGGTACctgaggaggagagaggacagaGCACGCTTACTTCCACCTCCCGAGGCGTCGGAGCAAAACCACCCTGACGAGGACAGCCGCGCTCAGCCTGTCACCGCAGAGAAGAGACGGCAGGGAGGCGGCAGGGCCCCCAGTCCAAGACCAGCCCGGCCTCCGTCCACCTGCTGGGCCCTGGCTGTGGCCGCCCCCCGGCCCTGTACACGGTCCCTCTCAAAAGGACGCTGGCCCCgggtccctgccccagcccacccGCCCGGCCTCCTCACGGCCACCACAGAGCCTCTCAGGGCTGCCCCACTGCTCGCGGCTCCAAGCCCAGACGCCTGCTGGAGCTCAGGgcagctggggtggggcaggagccCCGCGGATGGTCTGGAGACCGAGGGGGGCAACGATGAGCAGGAAGGAGCGAACGAGGCGCAGAGGGGCGACGCGGCCCCGGGGCCCCACGGGACGCACCCCTCACTGTCCAGCACGTCTGCAATGCCAGCCTTGGTGATGATGGCATCGTCACACTTGAACCACTGGTCCTTGTGCTGCCGGATGAAGCTGGTGTAGTGGCCACTCTCCAGGGTCCCCTGGTGGTTGACCACCGCAAACAAGGAGTACCTGGTTTGGGGACGGTGGCGGGAGACGGAGGTCACGACCCTGTCCCCACCAGGGACCACTGTCCCCGCCAGGTAGCCGCCCAGGAGCAAATGCTGACAGGCGACAGCAGCACAGGGGAGAGGAGAACGGGCCCGCCTGGGAGGCGCTGTTGCTGTTCTACCCTCCCCGCCACCACCAACAGGAGGGACGGGGAGAGGGGCCTCACCGCGATGcggctgggggggtggggtggggtggggaggtccCTCCCCAACAGAGGGTCGGTGGCAACACTACAGGAAGCAGGCCAGTGGCCAAGAGCAAGCAAGCCCGGCCGCTGCCCCTCACATGCAGCACCTCCTGGGAGACGCAGGTGGGCCTCCCGCGAAGCCCCCGGCCCCACTCGCGCTCGAGCTGCCACTCACTTGTTATCGTTACTGAGACTGTCCACCGGCTGCTGGTACTGTCCGTTCATCCTGTTCTCTTTGCTGTAACAAACGGCGCAAACTCAGGCTCGATTAAAACAGTTCACTAACAACCCGCGGTTCACATGGTATCGTGGGCACCGGGGACGCGCGACACCGGACGCCGTGCTGGTGCGGCTTCCACGGGTCCGCTTCTCCCAACAGCTCCATCTCAGGCAGAGATGACCCCCGAGTTAcggtggggaaaccgaggcccaggcTGGGAAGTGGACTGCCGAGATCGAGGCTCAGAGCCGGCCCAGACCCACGTCTCCCTGCCAACCCCCAGGCGGGCGGGCAGGCAGCCTCCCCAGATCGTCCTGAGGCCCCGCCAGCACTGGACTCAGGCCTCTGTTGCTTTAAGCCGCCCCGCCTGTGGTTATTATTCACTAAGGCAGCCCTCCTACCAGGAAGCGTCCTCCTATTTTTGCAAGGGTAAATTTCAAGCAGTCCCTGATACAAAGACTCCAAAACAAGATAAATGAAACCTACAACCACAAAACCACTGTGTTGATTTGTATCCAATCTCAGTGCCTGTGGCTGAAACGCCTGAAATGCTGCCCTGAGCCAGCTGGTAGGAGGACAGCCTCCCTCACACAGGGACGGTCCTGGGGTGAGATCAGGACAGTGAGGTGTCACGGACGAAGTGACATCAGGGCCCACTAGGGCCTCATCAGGGACCTGGTGCCACGCCCACCCGACCACAGACACGGAGGACGAACCTGGAGGCCATGAAGGGGGTCATGTCCAGCTCCAGGGGGAAGGACACGTAGGTGGTGATCTTGCGCCGAAGTTTGGCCGAGTGTTCGAATCGCTGCAGAAGTGGGGGTGGGAAGGCTGTAGGGCTCCTCCGACAGCACAGTCTCTGTGGCTCCCTAAGTGGGCCTTTCCTGCATTTTCCGAACCGCCCTTGGCCACAGCTAGAGCTCAGAGTCCACAGGGCGACATAACCCACCGGGCTCAGCCCAGCCCTGAAATGATGCGCCCAACAGCAGGTGTGGACCTAGCACGGTGCCCGGTGGGAGAAACAGGTAGGCCTGGGGATTTGGTTTCTGTCTTACATCTTTAAAGGGTCATGAAGTAAAAGAACGAGCAACAGAGACTGTATGCTTTACATGTAAAATCAGATCGCAAATACCCAAGACCAGCGAACACACCGTCTCTGCTGCATATTCTCTCATAATACATCATACACATGATTCATATTTGCTACTGGCCCTTCACAGGAACGTGCTGACCCCCAGACTAGACCTTAATGCTAAGGGTCCTTGCtttcaagtaaaagaaaatcGGAAAACTTGGGGTGAGGATAGAAGAACTTGGAGGAGAGGAGCAGTAAATCCCTAACCACCCCCCACCCAGAGTAACTCACCCTATTTTCCTTATGAAGCAATTACTTTCTGATTCACGGGCAAACCTCCCGGCGACAGACACGAGCAGAGCAGTTTACAGGCACCACCCTCTCTGCTCCACAAGCACGGACGGACTCtgcacacccacccaccctcagGCCCCGCGTGCTCAGGGAACTCACTTTGAGATGGAAGCAGGCCACGATGGGCAGCTTCTTCATGGTGAGCTGCTTTGTGGACTCCTGGTAGCTATGGCAACCGCTACACTTGATCTTGGCACTGCTTCCTAAGTGCTCTGGTCTGGTAAACCTGCAACGCAGTGAAAACATggatttttagggaaaaaaagatggcagcaataagagaggaaaaagagaaaagttatttTATCACTTTCAGGGGGTTCACGTCCTtcctaaaaacacacacacagttaggGACATTTATAACTTCACAATGAAAAAgctattccttcctttctcttctcgagcacttcaaaaaatatttatcctCAACTTTTTTGGAAAATGAAAGTCTGGTgaactcaaaataattttctaactACTGTTAAGACCCAGCAATCAAATCTGTCCCTGAAAAGTGACAACCAGCACTCACACAAAAACTGTACATGAGTGGCTACTGCACTTTTATCTGTAAAGGCCAAAAAAAAGCCCGGAAGCAATGCAGATGTCCTTCAGCGAATGAGTGGTTAAGCCGTGTACACCATGGAATACTAGTAAGCAATAAAAAGGAGACAACTGGTGATGCacacaacctggatgaatctccagagaattaggatgagtgaaaaaagtcaatccTTGAAAGGTTACATGATGTATGATTCCACGGATATAGCATCCTTGAAATGTGGAATTtctagaaatggagaacagatttgcGGCTGCCAGGAGTTAAGGAGGCAACAAGGGTAGGAGGTGCAGGACGTGTGGTTGTGAGGGACCCTGCGGGGGTGCAAGCATCCTGCATCTTGACTGCAGGGATGTTGAGATCCTGCTGACTGTGACATTGTGCTGTAATTTTacaagatgttaccactggggaaAACTGGGGAAAGAGTACACAGGATCTCTCCAGATTGTATCTTACAACTGCATGCAAaactacaattatctcaaaataaaaagtttaattaaaaacgTTTTCATCACCGTCAGAAAAGGCCACGAGCCACAGCAGGAGGGCGGCCCTGCTGGGTGTGACTCTGTCCGTTAGTCACTAAAGGCCGCGGACCTCCAGCCTCTGCCGCGGTGGGGGGCACTCAGGGACAGAAACAGCTCGTCTGCTGGCCATCCCATCTTCCCTCAGCTTTCGTGCGGGAACGTGGGGCCCTGGGGGGCCTGGCTTTACCAGGACTTTCCCCGAGCAGCCACGAGGAAGGGCCCCCTCCCCACAAGGCGCGGACGCCTCACCTCCGCAGGCAGTCCGTGAGGGTCGTGGTTCCCGACGCGTGGCTCTCTCCGTTCACCACGCTGCCCTCGCTCCCAGGGCTCAGTGGCCAGAAGGGGGTGGAAGAGCCGGGCAGGTCCAGGCTGATGTCCCAGAAGGGATCGATGGTGGTGGAGACCCCACTAGGAGCAAGCAGGGGGGACGGGTGAGCACCACGGCCCGGGGGCAGCGCAGCGACAAGGCCCCGCGACGCTTGGCCGGCAGCACCGGGGCTGCAGAGGCCGCACTTACTGGCACACTTGGCAGGTGACGTCGGACTGCAGCCCCCCTGTGAAGATCTGGTCTATGATGCAGTTGCAGTGGTTAGGGTTGTTGGCCTTTTTCCCATTATCATCACCTGGCAAGAGACGGTGGCTCTGGGACCCTGGGCCCCCAAGGCAGCCAGCCCACTGCCAAGCCGCTGACCCAAGGGGCAGAGCTGGTGCAGCAGGAGGGCCCGGGTTTCCACAGGGGCGCGGGAGGGACGCGCCGTGTGCTTTCAGTTTCTCCCCCTTGCTCCTCCCTGTGAACAGTTCCCT contains:
- the USP22 gene encoding ubiquitin carboxyl-terminal hydrolase 22 isoform X2; protein product: MYGGIYCFLCQDYIYDKDIEIIAKEEQRKAWKMQGVGEKFSTWEPTKRELELLKHNPKRRKITSNCTIGLRGLINLGNTCFMNCIVQALTHTPLLRDFFLSDRHRCEMQSPGSCLVCEMSSLFQEQFYSGHRSPHIPYKLLHLVWTHARHLAGYEQQDAHEFLIAALDVLHRHCKGDDNGKKANNPNHCNCIIDQIFTGGLQSDVTCQVCHGVSTTIDPFWDISLDLPGSSTPFWPLSPGSEGSVVNGESHASGTTTLTDCLRRFTRPEHLGSSAKIKCSGCHSYQESTKQLTMKKLPIVACFHLKRFEHSAKLRRKITTYVSFPLELDMTPFMASSKENRMNGQYQQPVDSLSNDNKYSLFAVVNHQGTLESGHYTSFIRQHKDQWFKCDDAIITKAGIADVLDSEGYLLFYHKQFLEYE